Proteins co-encoded in one Methanobrevibacter gottschalkii DSM 11977 genomic window:
- a CDS encoding vWA domain-containing protein, producing the protein MLTKIATLSAQLREKDLPVSVRSTQAAVQIYKNLGESDRNLLKTALMAIYVKDRYDIPKFNKIFDEVFTVNKKVEMPEQLQKSKAYEGTGPKSNKYVIKKQGSMASKVQKEKITNEKLKMLSGQPLLDEAKKLERDGELMNKDLTKLNRFDPRMLEICQRLGKRIANKRSRRKTKTTSNKIDIRRTIRANLKYGGVPFELVKAKPRPHKNEHLFLNDISGSCEWISSWFFMLMFSAQTAFKRSRTFEFDNKVIETTDALKEEYLIDSFVKVKDLRVKNLMVHGTSDMYSSFKSFQEQANINNKSYVIILSDCRDWAGPKVNGIPASVEIVEEMVKDSKKLIILNPEDKNKWDVVDSCVSLYRDAGAQIFEVNTLNQLAQFVEQM; encoded by the coding sequence ATGTTAACAAAAATAGCAACTTTGTCCGCTCAGTTAAGAGAAAAAGATTTGCCCGTAAGTGTTAGGAGTACTCAGGCAGCTGTGCAAATTTATAAGAATTTAGGTGAAAGCGATAGGAATCTACTAAAAACCGCATTAATGGCAATTTATGTTAAGGATAGATATGATATTCCTAAATTCAATAAAATATTTGATGAAGTATTCACTGTTAATAAAAAGGTTGAAATGCCTGAACAACTTCAAAAAAGTAAGGCATATGAGGGTACTGGACCTAAATCTAACAAATATGTAATCAAAAAACAAGGAAGCATGGCAAGTAAAGTTCAAAAAGAGAAAATTACAAATGAAAAATTAAAAATGCTTTCTGGCCAACCGTTACTTGATGAGGCTAAAAAACTTGAGCGTGATGGTGAGTTGATGAATAAAGATTTGACAAAATTAAATCGTTTTGATCCTCGCATGCTTGAGATTTGCCAAAGGTTGGGTAAAAGAATTGCTAATAAACGTTCACGAAGAAAAACTAAAACAACTTCTAATAAAATTGACATTAGGAGAACCATAAGAGCTAACTTAAAATATGGTGGAGTTCCTTTTGAACTTGTAAAAGCAAAACCAAGACCTCACAAAAATGAACATTTATTTTTAAATGATATCAGCGGGTCATGTGAATGGATTAGCAGCTGGTTTTTCATGTTGATGTTTTCAGCACAAACAGCATTTAAACGATCAAGAACTTTCGAATTTGATAACAAAGTAATTGAAACTACTGATGCTTTAAAAGAAGAATATTTAATTGATTCATTCGTAAAAGTTAAAGATTTGCGAGTTAAAAATTTAATGGTTCATGGTACTTCAGATATGTACTCCTCATTTAAAAGCTTTCAAGAACAAGCTAATATTAATAATAAATCTTACGTGATTATTTTATCAGATTGCCGTGATTGGGCAGGACCAAAGGTTAATGGTATTCCAGCTAGTGTGGAAATTGTTGAAGAGATGGTAAAAGATTCTAAAAAACTTATAATTTTAAATCCGGAAGATAAAAATAAATGGGATGTTGTGGACAGCTGTGTTTCATTGTATAGGGATGCAGGAGCACAAATATTTGAAGTTAATACTTTAAACCAACTTGCACAATTTGTAGAACAGATGTAG
- a CDS encoding AAA family ATPase — translation MQAENISIKDIDKSLLDSNYVSNNEISTTLYLSLLLGKPMLIEGPPGVGKTELAKVVAKTFNRDFFRIQCYEGITFEQIVGEWNYQKQLLHLEAARNDSVREDKIFDEEFFIRRPLLNAFLNDNDSVLLIDEIDKADEEVESFLLQALGEQEITINDLGTFQLNNDLIVILTSNSQRSLLDETKDRCLFLYIPYPSIEREIEIVKSKLHNADDETVSYVVKLVHDIRNLNLMKKPSVRGTVDWVQSVMNLGTKNLDQSLKDSVGVAIKTESDKKRVLKDIFNKR, via the coding sequence TTGCAAGCTGAAAATATTAGTATTAAGGATATTGATAAAAGTCTTTTAGATTCAAATTATGTTTCAAACAATGAAATTTCAACTACTTTATATTTATCATTATTACTTGGAAAACCGATGCTTATAGAAGGACCGCCGGGTGTTGGGAAAACAGAATTAGCAAAAGTAGTTGCAAAAACATTCAATAGGGATTTTTTTAGAATACAATGTTATGAAGGAATTACTTTTGAACAAATTGTTGGCGAATGGAATTATCAAAAACAATTACTTCATTTGGAAGCCGCTAGAAATGATTCAGTTCGTGAAGATAAAATATTTGATGAAGAGTTCTTCATAAGAAGGCCTTTACTTAATGCATTTTTAAATGATAATGATTCAGTATTGTTAATAGATGAAATCGATAAAGCTGATGAGGAAGTAGAAAGTTTTTTACTCCAGGCATTAGGAGAACAAGAAATAACTATCAATGATCTTGGTACTTTTCAATTAAACAATGATTTGATTGTCATTTTAACATCAAATTCTCAAAGGTCATTACTTGATGAGACAAAAGACAGATGTTTGTTTTTATACATTCCATATCCCAGCATTGAACGTGAAATTGAAATTGTTAAATCAAAATTACATAATGCAGATGATGAAACTGTATCATATGTTGTTAAATTAGTTCATGATATACGTAACCTCAACTTAATGAAAAAACCATCTGTTAGAGGTACTGTGGATTGGGTTCAATCAGTTATGAATTTAGGAACTAAAAATTTAGATCAGTCCTTAAAAGATAGTGTTGGTGTAGCTATTAAAACTGAAAGCGATAAAAAAAGAGTTTTAAAGGATATTTTTAATAAAAGATAA